In the genome of Dermatobacter hominis, the window GCGTCGACACGACGATGAACGTCGTCTGCGGGCCACCGAGGAGCGTCGTCACGGCCCGGGCCCGCTCGACGAAGCCGTCGTACATCGTCTGGAAGAGCATGAAGAACTCGGCGATGTCCTCGAGGAACTGCGTCCCGAGGATCCGGTCGGCCACCGAGTAGAAGGGCTTCGAGGCGAAGCTCACCAGCCGCGACCGGTACGGGGTGATCAGCCACCGGAGCAGGCGCGACGAGAAGAAGTCGGCCATGCGCTCGGGTGCGTCGAGGAAGTCGACGGCGTTCCTGGTCGGCGGCGTGTCGACGACGATGAGGTCGTAGCGGCCCGAGGTGTGGATCTCGTAGAGGCGCTCCATGGCCACGTAGTCGTGGCTCTGGACGAACTTGCCGGTGATGTTCTGGTAGAGCGGGTTGACGAGGATGGCGTCGCGGGTCGCGGCGTCGGGCGCGTGGAGCCGGACCAGGTCGTCCCAGCTCTGCTTGGTGTCGAGCATGGCCGCCCACAACTCGCCCTCCGGGCGGGTCCCCGAGGCGGCGAACGCCTCGTCGGGGACGCGGGTCTCGACGTTGCCGAAGCGCTCGAGGCCGAGCGCGCTGGCGAGCCGCTTGGCCGGGTCGACGGTGAGGACGAGCACCTTCCCGCCGAGGTGGGTGGCGGCCGTCGCCCCGATCGCTGCGGCCGTGGTGGTCTTGCCCACGCCCCCGGAACCGGTCGAGACGACGACCTCCTTGGCGGAGCAGAGCTGCTCGATCGAGGCCAGGTGCTCGGCGCTCGGTGCGTCGTTGCGGGCGGCCATTAGAACCCCAGCTCCTCGCCGAGCGCCTCGGCGATGCGCGCCGTCGCGCGCACGCCGTGCGAGCGGTGGAACAGGAACGGCAGGTAGAGCACGGGCAGGCCCGGGGGCAGGCCGGCGCGGAGCCGGTCGAGGTGCGGCACCCGGCTGCGGCGGAGGCTGACCGCGAGCTCGGCGCCGTCGAGCACCGGCTCCACGCCCTCGCCCACTCGCTCCTCGAGCACCGCGACGCCGTCGGGCTTGCGCAGGCGGTCGAAGATCTCCTCCTCGGACCGGCCGAACAGCTCGGGCAGCACCCGGTTCACCACCACCGACGC includes:
- a CDS encoding ArsA family ATPase, which produces MAARNDAPSAEHLASIEQLCSAKEVVVSTGSGGVGKTTTAAAIGATAATHLGGKVLVLTVDPAKRLASALGLERFGNVETRVPDEAFAASGTRPEGELWAAMLDTKQSWDDLVRLHAPDAATRDAILVNPLYQNITGKFVQSHDYVAMERLYEIHTSGRYDLIVVDTPPTRNAVDFLDAPERMADFFSSRLLRWLITPYRSRLVSFASKPFYSVADRILGTQFLEDIAEFFMLFQTMYDGFVERARAVTTLLGGPQTTFIVVSTLEVAPAREAEFFLKLLGERGYHVGALVLNKVLPELFLDRAATSVARTLAHQGPEVAAEVGPAIGPPADDAATLARVLGEVGESFLNYQVVARREAEQRTELAEIPKLTATVPYFDDDIHSLAGLLRLGERIWS